A window of the Gossypium hirsutum isolate 1008001.06 chromosome A03, Gossypium_hirsutum_v2.1, whole genome shotgun sequence genome harbors these coding sequences:
- the LOC107941929 gene encoding uncharacterized protein, with protein sequence MAEMAQLLRRTTNKGKASMTTTEEDNEGHPPGFTPPHVQTQPEAYPRGPSVIIKPQQGQVNAGIPMNFQTGLGFNLGDNPVNPVVIDLDVAEREEMRLKSSRQLEERCRWLEEKFKALENADNHQGIDAKDLSLVSDLDSLVGAAAMWYNQLSRARIGSWRDLAQAFMQQYNLAPFITHMIGGTTKSFADVVMAGEMIENAIRGGKIEGKATKRLASRRKDNEVNNKSSYNSKAVTVSQPRVTTVEQQDYQKQGSGLRQNSENVLFMPIPVTYNPHIPNGMMQTPKCEYHAGISGHSIENCIGFKKEVERLIKMGVVKFDDTPSTENPLPNHSDQGVNTVGDTDMRRIKEGVSEVRTLMKMIWEEMVKREMIISKEMNKGVRDYCEFYAEEGHEIQECDEFKTLVQSLMDNKEIEFYEASSNEGHICTLEGAPKNQNRPRIIISLPGSNEVETPMVPKVIIHKPVSFPYKDNKRVNPRIITAIGKHYDAKGVGVEPAKAKALDKGKRTETLVNEPVKEEEPREFLKFLKHSKYSVVEQLRKQPARISVLALLLSSEAHREALMKVLNETYVTNDISVNKLDRLVSNISADNFIYFNDDEIPLGGMGSAKALHITTHCKRYTLPMRAFDGTERKVIGRIDIPLMIRPNTYEVDFLVMDIKPSYNCLLGRPWIHSARVMPSSLHQKLKLVADGGLVTINAKEDIIATVTSSTPYVEANEEAIECSFRSLEFVNATFISEGNEVSVPKISRTTRMELKEKRDHFGLGFRPDQKQRRREMDKRQERRMACLSGKEVEWELMTFPHISQTFVSGGIIHPKGRLLEEGSYYINAVHNEGFEQGNLEGIRPYEPESSLNNWVAEELPVVFKDSLE encoded by the exons atggctgaGATGGCTCAGCTATTGAGGCGGACAACGAATAAAGGAAAGGCCTCTATGACTACCACTGAGGAGGATAACGAGGGTCATCCTCCTGGTTTTACTCCGCCTCATGTGCAGACTCAACCTGAGGCATATCCCCGAGGGCCGTCCGTCATAATAAAGCCTCAACAGGGACAAGTCAATGCTGGAATACCCATGAACTTTCAAACTGGTTTGGGATTCAACCTTGGAGACAACCCTGTCAATCCAGTTGTAATTGATCTAGATGTAGCTGAAAGGGAAGAGATGAGACTCAAATCATCAAGGCAATTAGAGGAACGTTGCAGATggttagaggagaaatttaaagCACTAGAAAATGCTGATAATCATCAGGGAATTGATGCTAAGGACTTGAGTCTGGTCTCAGATTTG gatagtttgGTTGGGGCAGCGGCTATGTGGTATAATCAATTGAGTCGCGCAAGGATCGGTTCTTGGAGAGACTTAGCGCAAGCCTTTATGCAGCAATATAATCTT GCCCCATTCATTACCCACATGATTGGAGGTACCACCAAGAGTTTTGCCGATGTAGTTATGGCgggagaaatgattgagaacgccataagAGGTGGAAAGATAGAGGGGAAAGCTACTAAAAGATTGGCCTCAAGAAGGAAGGATAATGAGGTGAATAATAAGAGTAGTTATAATTCAAAAGCGGTTACGGTTAGTCAGCCTAGAGTAACTACGGTTGAGCAACAAGATTATCAAAAGCAGGGATCTGGTTTGAGACAAAATTCTGAAAATGTCTTATTTATGCCTATCCCAGTGAC TTACAacccccatatcccaaatggtatgatgcaaacgccAAAATGTGAGTACCATGCGGGGATATCGGGGCATTCAATTGAAAATTGCATTGGTTTTAAGAAGGAAGTGGAAAGACTAATCAAGATGGGGGTCGTAAAATTTGACGACACCCCTAGTACAGAGAACCCGTTGCCAAATCATAGTGATCAAGGGGTAAATACAGTTGGGGATACGGATATGAGAAGGATTAAAGAGGGCGTGTCTGAGGTGAGAACACtgatgaaaatgatttgggaagaaatggtgaaaagagAGATGATAATCTCTAAAGAGATGAATAAAGGAGTAAGAGACTACTGTGAGTTCTATGCTGAAGAGGGGCACGAGATCCAGGAATGCGACGAGTTTAAGACCTTGGTACAAAGCCTTATGGACAACAAAGAGATAGAATTTTATGAAGCTAGCTCAAATGAGGGACATATATGCACATTAGAAGGTGCACCGAAGAATCAAAACCGGCCGAGGATTATTATTTCTTTACCAGGAAGTAATGAAGTTGAAACACCAATGGTACCGAAAGTCATCATTCATAAACCtgtttcctttccttataaggataacaagagGGTAAACCCTAGAATTATAACTGCCAT TGGGAAGCACTACGATGCAAAAGGTGTCGGAGTTGAGCCTGCAAAAGCAAAAGCTTTAGACAAAGGAAAAAGGACCGAGACACTGGTTAATGAGCCAGTGAAAGAAGAAGAACCcagagaatttttaaaattcttgaaacaCAGTAAGTACAGTGTGGTTGAACAATTGCGCAAACAACCAGCTCGTATATCAGTGTTGGCTTTGCTTCTAAGTTCAGAGGCACATCGAGAAGCATTAATGAAGGTGCTCAATGAGACTTATGTTACTAATGATATATCCGTCAACAAGTTGGATCGATTGGTTAGTAACataagtgctgacaatttcatctatttcaatgatgatgaaatcccactTGGTGGCATGGGATCAGCTAAAGCTTTACACATCACCACTCATTGTAAGAGGTATACCCTGCCAA tgagagcatttgatggcacggaaAGGAAGGTCATAGGAAGAATCGACATTCCTTTGATGATTAGGCCAAACACGTATGAGGTGGACTTTTTAGTGATGGACATCAAGCcctcttacaattgcctattggggaggccttggatacaTTCAGCAAGAGTGATGCCCTCATCTctgcaccaaaaattgaagttagtagCTGATGGAGGGTTGGTCACTATAAATGCGAAGGAGGATATTATAGCGACAGTTACCAGTAGTACACCTTATGTAGAAGCAAACGAGGAGGCAATTGAATGCTCTTTCCGTTCATTAGAATTCGTCAATGCAACATTCATTTCAGAAGGGAATGAGGTGTCGGTGCCCAAGATATCCAGAACTACAAGGATGG AGTTAAAGGAGAAGAGAGACCATTTTGGTTTAGGTTTCAGGCCAGATCAAAAGCAAAGGAGGAGGGAAATGGATAAGCGTCAAGAAAGGAGAATGGCGTGTTTAAGCGGAAAAGAAGTAGAGTGGGAATTGATGACGTTTCCCCATATATCCCAAACCTTTGTATCAGGAGGGATAATTCACCCTAAAGGAAGGTTGCTTGAAGAAGGAAGTTATTATATCAATGCTGTGCATAATGAAGGATTTGAAcaaggaaaccttgagggcattcgcccttatgaaCCAGAAAGCTCTTTAAACAATTGGGttgcagaagaacttcctgtagtttttaaagaTTCTTTAGAGTAA